The Sphaerisporangium siamense genome includes the window GCCGCTGCGCCTGCCGCACGAGGATCTGGTCGTCTACGAGCTCCACGCGCGCGGCTTCACCCGTGACCCCTCCTCGGGGGTCACGGCGCCGGGCACGTACGCGGGGCTCGTCGAGAAGATCCCGTACCTGCGGGAGCTCGGCGTCAACTGCGTCGAGCTCCTGCCGGTCTTCGAGTTCGACGAGAACGACAACCCCCGCGCGCATCCGGTCACCGGCGAGCCGCTGGCGAACTACTGGGGGTACAACACGGTCGGCTACTTCGCGCCCAAGGCGTCCTACGCCTCGACGGGCCGGTTCGGGATGCAGGCCGACGAGTTCAAGAACCTCGTCAAGCAACTGCACCGGGCCGGCATCGAGGTCATCCTGGACGTGGTGTTCAACCACACCGCCGAGGGCAACGAGTACGGGCCCACGATCTCGTTCAAGGGCCTGGACAACGCGACGTACTACATGCTCACCCCGGACGGGCACTACTACAACTTCAGCGGCACCGGCAACACGCTGAACTGCAACAACCCCGTGGTCCGCGGCTTCGTGCTCGACTGCCTGCGCTACTGGGCGTCGGAGTTCCACATCGACGGCTTCCGGTTCGACCTGGCCGCGATCCTCGGGCGCGGGCCCGACGGCGCGCTGCTGGCCAACCCGCCGCTGCTGGAGACGCTGGCCTACGACCCGGTGCTGCGCGACTGCAAGCTGATCGCCGAGGCGTGGGACGCGGCCGGGCTCTACCAGGTGGGCAGCTTCCCGAACTACTGCCGCTGGTCGGAGTGGAACGGCCGCTACCGCGACACCGTGCGCCGGTTCGTCAAGGGCGACACCGGCGTGACGGGCGACCTCGCCACCCGCATGGTCGGCTCGCCGGACATGTACGCCCAGCGGGGGACCTCGGCGACGGTGAACTTCGTGCTGTGCCACGACGGGTTCACGCTCAACGACCTGGTGTCCTACAACGGCAAGCACAACGAGGCCAACGGCGAGGACAACAGGGACGGCGACAACAACAACCAGTCGTGGAACTGCGGGGTGGAGGGGCCGACCGACGATCCGGAGATCCTGGCCCTGCGCGCCCGGCAGATGCGCAACGTCTTCATGATCCTGCTGGCCAGCCAGGGCGTGCCGATGATCCTCGCCGGGGACGAGGTCGGGCGCACCCAGCAGGGCAACAACAACGCCTACTGCCACGACAGCTCGCTGACGTGGTTCGACTGGAGCCTGGTCGAGCGCAACGCCGACCTGCTGCGCTTCGTGCGGCGCGCGATCGCCTTCCGCCAGGCCCACCCGGTCCTGCGGCGCGGTCCCGCCTCCGAGGTGAGCTGGCACGGCGTGCGGGCCTGGACGGCCGACTGGTCGGAGCACTGCCGGCTGATCGCCGGCATGTTCGGCACCGGCGCCGGCGACAGCGTGTACGTCGCCGCGAACGCCCACTGGGAGGGCCACCTCCTGGAACTGCCGGAGCCTCCCCAGGGGACGGCCTGGCACCTGTTCGCCGACACCGCGGCGCCGCCGCCGTTCGACGCCCACGAACCGGGCGCGGAGCCCGTGCTGCCGGACCAGACGCACGTGGAGGTGGGCCCGCGCGCCGTCGTCGTCCTGGTCGCTCACAGCCAGG containing:
- a CDS encoding glycogen debranching protein, which codes for MTAHQAIERIDAYPTRRIAGFPVRAGRPLPFGATPVPGGVNFSVYSNNATGMTLVLYRAGEPEPMAELPFPDSFVIGGVYAMTVYDLDAEGIEYGYRAEGPFDPERGHRFDPTVVVADPYARLMSDARTGPRRSRVALDDFDWEDDRPLRLPHEDLVVYELHARGFTRDPSSGVTAPGTYAGLVEKIPYLRELGVNCVELLPVFEFDENDNPRAHPVTGEPLANYWGYNTVGYFAPKASYASTGRFGMQADEFKNLVKQLHRAGIEVILDVVFNHTAEGNEYGPTISFKGLDNATYYMLTPDGHYYNFSGTGNTLNCNNPVVRGFVLDCLRYWASEFHIDGFRFDLAAILGRGPDGALLANPPLLETLAYDPVLRDCKLIAEAWDAAGLYQVGSFPNYCRWSEWNGRYRDTVRRFVKGDTGVTGDLATRMVGSPDMYAQRGTSATVNFVLCHDGFTLNDLVSYNGKHNEANGEDNRDGDNNNQSWNCGVEGPTDDPEILALRARQMRNVFMILLASQGVPMILAGDEVGRTQQGNNNAYCHDSSLTWFDWSLVERNADLLRFVRRAIAFRQAHPVLRRGPASEVSWHGVRAWTADWSEHCRLIAGMFGTGAGDSVYVAANAHWEGHLLELPEPPQGTAWHLFADTAAPPPFDAHEPGAEPVLPDQTHVEVGPRAVVVLVAHSQADQRDNGKEE